One part of the Ursus arctos isolate Adak ecotype North America unplaced genomic scaffold, UrsArc2.0 scaffold_14, whole genome shotgun sequence genome encodes these proteins:
- the IP6K1 gene encoding inositol hexakisphosphate kinase 1 isoform X1 — MCVCQTMEVGQYGKNASRAGDRGVLLEPFIHQVGGHSSMMRYDDHTVCKPLISREQRFYESLPPEMKEFTPEYKGVVSVCFEGDSDGYINLVAYPYVESETVEQDDTPEREQPRRKHSRRSLHRSGSGSDHKEEKASLSLETSESSQEAKSPKVELHSHSDVPFQMLDSNSGLSSEKISHNPWSLRCHKQQLSRMRSESKDRKLYKFLLLENVVHHFKYPCVLDLKMGTRQHGDDASAEKAARQMRKCEQSTSATLGVRVCGMQVYQLDTGHYLCRNKYYGRGLSIEGFRNALYQYLHNGLDLRRDLFEPILSKLRGLKAVLERQASYRFYSSSLLVIYDGRECRAESFLDRRAEMRLKHLDTGLPEGAPPCGPSTSPSSTSPEAGPSSPPKVDVRMIDFAHSTFKGFRDDPTVHDGPDRGYVFGLENLISIMEQMRDENQ, encoded by the exons ATGTGTGTTTGTCAAACCATGGAAGTGGGGCAGTATGGCAAGAACGCAAGTCGGGCCGGAGACCGGGGAGTCCTCCTGGAGCCCTTCATCCACCAGGTGGGCGGACACAGCAGCATGATGCGCTACGACGACCACACTGTATGCAAGCCCCTCATCTCCCGGGAGCAACGCTTCTACGAGTCCCTCCCTCCCGAAATGAAGGAGTTCACCCCCGAGTACAAAG GCGTGGTGTCTGTCTGTTTTGAGGGAGACAGTGATGGTTACATCAACTTGGTGGCCTACCCTTACGTGGAAAGTGAGACTGTGGAGCAGGATGACACACCAGAGCGGGAGCAGCCTCGGCGCAAACACTCCCGCCGAAGCCTGCACCGGTCAGGCAGTGGCAGTGACCACAAGGAGGAGAAAGCCAGCCTGTCCCTTGAAACCTCTGAGAG CTCCCAGGAGGCAAAGAGCCCGAAGGTGGAGCTCCACAGCCACTCAGACGTCCCTTTCCAGATGCTGGACAGCAACAGCGGTCTGAGTTCCGAGAAGATCAGCCACAACCCCTGGAGTCTGCGCTGTCACAAGCAGCAGCTGAGCCGCATGCGCTCCGAGTCCAAGGACCGCAAGCTCTACA AGTTCCTCTTGCTCGAGAACGTGGTGCACCACTTCAAGTACCCCTGCGTGCTGGACCTGAAGATGGGCACCCGGCAGCACGGGGATGACGCGTCCGCGGAGAAGGCGGCCCGGCAGATGAGGAAGTGCGAGCAGAGTACGTCAGCTACACTGGGTGTCAGGGTCTGTGGCATGCAG GTGTACCAGCTGGACACAGGGCATTACCTCTGCAGGAACAAGTACTATGGCCGTGGGCTCTCCATTGAAGGCTTCCGCAACGCCCTCTATCAGTACCTGCACAACGGTCTGGACCTGAGGCGTGACCTTTTTGAGCCCATCCTGAGCAAACTGCGGGGCCTGAAAGCTGTGCTGGAGCGGCAGGCCTCCTACCGCTTCTACTCCAGCTCCCTGCTTGTCATCTACGACGGCAGGGAGTGCCGGGCAGAGTCCTTCCTGGACCGCCGGGCCGAGATGCGTCTCAAGCACCTGGATACGGGGCTCCCTGAGGGGGCGCCGCCCTGTGGCCCTAGCACCAGCCCCAGTAGCACCAGCCCCGAGGCcggcccctcctctccacccaaGGTGGATGTCCGCATGATCGACTTTGCACACAGCACGTTCAAGGGCTTCCGGGATGACCCCACCGTGCATGACGGGCCGGACCGAGGCTATGTGTTCGGCCTAGAGAACCTCATCAGCATCATGGAACAGATGCGGGACGAGAACCAGTAG
- the GMPPB gene encoding mannose-1-phosphate guanyltransferase beta, with the protein MKALILVGGYGTRLRPLTLSIPKPLVDFCNKPILLHQVEALAAAGVDHVILAVSYMSQVLEKEMKAQEQRLGIRISMSHEEEPLGTAGPLALARDLLSETSDPFFVLNSDVICDFPFQAMVQFHRHHGQEGSILVTKVEEPSKYGVVVCEADTGRIHRFVEKPQVFVSNKINAGMYILNPAVLRRIQLQPTSIEKEIFPVMAKEGQLYAMELQGFWMDIGQPKDFLTGMCLFLQSLRQKQPEQLCSGPGIVGNVLVDPSARIGQNCSIGPNVSLGPGVVVEDGVCIRRCTVLRDAHIRSHSWLESCIVGWRCRVGQWVRMENVTVLGEDVIVNDELYLNGASVLPHKSIGESVPEPRIIM; encoded by the exons ATGAAGGCACTGATCTTGGTGGGCGGCTATGGGACGCGTCTGCGGCCGCTGACGCTAAGCATCCCGAAGCCACTGGTGGATTTCTGCAATAAGCCCATCTTGCTGCACCAAGTCGAGGCGCTGGCCGCG GCTGGTGTGGACCACGTGATTCTGGCCGTGAGCTACATGTCTCAGGTGCTGGAGAAGGAAATGAAGGCgcaggagcagagg CTGGGAATCCGCATCTCCATGTCCCATGAAGAAGAGCCTCTGGGGACAG CTGGGCCCCTGGCGCTTGCCCGTGACCTGCTCTCTGAGACTTCGGACCCTTTCTTCGTCCTCAACAGTGATGTGATCTGCGACTTCCCCTTCCAAGCCATGGTGCAGTTCCACCGGCACCACGGCCAGGAGGGCTCCATCCTG GTGACCAAAGTGGAGGAACCCTCTAAGTATGGTGTGGTGGTATGTGAGGCTGACACAGGCCGCATTCACCGGTTCGTGGAGAAGCCGCAGGTGTTCGTGTCCAACAAGATCAACGCAGGAATGTACATCCTGAACCCTGCGGTGCTGCGGCGCATCCAG CTGCAGCCTACATCCATTGAGAAGGAGATCTTCCCTGTCATGGCCAAGGAGGGGCAGCTATATGCCATGGAGCTGCAgg GCTTCTGGATGGACATAGGGCAGCCCAAGGATTTCCTCACAGGCATGTGCCTCTTCCTACAGTCCCTGCGACAGAAGCAGCCTGAGCAGCTGTGCTCAGGCCCCGGCATCGTGGGCAACGTGCTGGTG GACCCAAGTGCCCGCATCGGCCAGAACTGCAGCATCGGCCCCAACGTGAGCCTTGGTCCCGGTGTGGTGGTGGAGGACGGCGTGTGCATCCGGCGGTGCACAGTGCTGCGAGACGCCCACATCCGGTCCCACTCCTGGCTCGAGTCCTGCATTGTGGGCTGGCGCTGCCGCGTGGGCCAGTGG GTGCGCATGGAGAACGTGACCGTGCTGGGTGAAGACGTCATCGTAAACGACGAGCTCTACCTCAACGGGGCCAGCGTGCTGCCCCACAAGTCTATCGGCGAGTCGGTGCCGGAGCCTCGCATCATCATGTGA
- the IP6K1 gene encoding inositol hexakisphosphate kinase 1 isoform X3, which yields MQAPHLPGATLLRVPPSRNEGVHPRVQSSQEAKSPKVELHSHSDVPFQMLDSNSGLSSEKISHNPWSLRCHKQQLSRMRSESKDRKLYKFLLLENVVHHFKYPCVLDLKMGTRQHGDDASAEKAARQMRKCEQSTSATLGVRVCGMQVYQLDTGHYLCRNKYYGRGLSIEGFRNALYQYLHNGLDLRRDLFEPILSKLRGLKAVLERQASYRFYSSSLLVIYDGRECRAESFLDRRAEMRLKHLDTGLPEGAPPCGPSTSPSSTSPEAGPSSPPKVDVRMIDFAHSTFKGFRDDPTVHDGPDRGYVFGLENLISIMEQMRDENQ from the exons ATGCAAGCCCCTCATCTCCCGGGAGCAACGCTTCTACGAGTCCCTCCCTCCCGAAATGAAGGAGTTCACCCCCGAGTACAAAG CTCCCAGGAGGCAAAGAGCCCGAAGGTGGAGCTCCACAGCCACTCAGACGTCCCTTTCCAGATGCTGGACAGCAACAGCGGTCTGAGTTCCGAGAAGATCAGCCACAACCCCTGGAGTCTGCGCTGTCACAAGCAGCAGCTGAGCCGCATGCGCTCCGAGTCCAAGGACCGCAAGCTCTACA AGTTCCTCTTGCTCGAGAACGTGGTGCACCACTTCAAGTACCCCTGCGTGCTGGACCTGAAGATGGGCACCCGGCAGCACGGGGATGACGCGTCCGCGGAGAAGGCGGCCCGGCAGATGAGGAAGTGCGAGCAGAGTACGTCAGCTACACTGGGTGTCAGGGTCTGTGGCATGCAG GTGTACCAGCTGGACACAGGGCATTACCTCTGCAGGAACAAGTACTATGGCCGTGGGCTCTCCATTGAAGGCTTCCGCAACGCCCTCTATCAGTACCTGCACAACGGTCTGGACCTGAGGCGTGACCTTTTTGAGCCCATCCTGAGCAAACTGCGGGGCCTGAAAGCTGTGCTGGAGCGGCAGGCCTCCTACCGCTTCTACTCCAGCTCCCTGCTTGTCATCTACGACGGCAGGGAGTGCCGGGCAGAGTCCTTCCTGGACCGCCGGGCCGAGATGCGTCTCAAGCACCTGGATACGGGGCTCCCTGAGGGGGCGCCGCCCTGTGGCCCTAGCACCAGCCCCAGTAGCACCAGCCCCGAGGCcggcccctcctctccacccaaGGTGGATGTCCGCATGATCGACTTTGCACACAGCACGTTCAAGGGCTTCCGGGATGACCCCACCGTGCATGACGGGCCGGACCGAGGCTATGTGTTCGGCCTAGAGAACCTCATCAGCATCATGGAACAGATGCGGGACGAGAACCAGTAG
- the IP6K1 gene encoding inositol hexakisphosphate kinase 1 isoform X2, protein MCCILCPQCAAGPQRNVCLSNHGSGAVWQERKSGRRPGSPPGALHPPGVVSVCFEGDSDGYINLVAYPYVESETVEQDDTPEREQPRRKHSRRSLHRSGSGSDHKEEKASLSLETSESSQEAKSPKVELHSHSDVPFQMLDSNSGLSSEKISHNPWSLRCHKQQLSRMRSESKDRKLYKFLLLENVVHHFKYPCVLDLKMGTRQHGDDASAEKAARQMRKCEQSTSATLGVRVCGMQVYQLDTGHYLCRNKYYGRGLSIEGFRNALYQYLHNGLDLRRDLFEPILSKLRGLKAVLERQASYRFYSSSLLVIYDGRECRAESFLDRRAEMRLKHLDTGLPEGAPPCGPSTSPSSTSPEAGPSSPPKVDVRMIDFAHSTFKGFRDDPTVHDGPDRGYVFGLENLISIMEQMRDENQ, encoded by the exons ATGTGCTGCATCCTCTGCCCTCAGTGTGCAGCTGGCCCCCAACGCAATGTGTGTTTGTCAAACCATGGAAGTGGGGCAGTATGGCAAGAACGCAAGTCGGGCCGGAGACCGGGGAGTCCTCCTGGAGCCCTTCATCCACCAG GCGTGGTGTCTGTCTGTTTTGAGGGAGACAGTGATGGTTACATCAACTTGGTGGCCTACCCTTACGTGGAAAGTGAGACTGTGGAGCAGGATGACACACCAGAGCGGGAGCAGCCTCGGCGCAAACACTCCCGCCGAAGCCTGCACCGGTCAGGCAGTGGCAGTGACCACAAGGAGGAGAAAGCCAGCCTGTCCCTTGAAACCTCTGAGAG CTCCCAGGAGGCAAAGAGCCCGAAGGTGGAGCTCCACAGCCACTCAGACGTCCCTTTCCAGATGCTGGACAGCAACAGCGGTCTGAGTTCCGAGAAGATCAGCCACAACCCCTGGAGTCTGCGCTGTCACAAGCAGCAGCTGAGCCGCATGCGCTCCGAGTCCAAGGACCGCAAGCTCTACA AGTTCCTCTTGCTCGAGAACGTGGTGCACCACTTCAAGTACCCCTGCGTGCTGGACCTGAAGATGGGCACCCGGCAGCACGGGGATGACGCGTCCGCGGAGAAGGCGGCCCGGCAGATGAGGAAGTGCGAGCAGAGTACGTCAGCTACACTGGGTGTCAGGGTCTGTGGCATGCAG GTGTACCAGCTGGACACAGGGCATTACCTCTGCAGGAACAAGTACTATGGCCGTGGGCTCTCCATTGAAGGCTTCCGCAACGCCCTCTATCAGTACCTGCACAACGGTCTGGACCTGAGGCGTGACCTTTTTGAGCCCATCCTGAGCAAACTGCGGGGCCTGAAAGCTGTGCTGGAGCGGCAGGCCTCCTACCGCTTCTACTCCAGCTCCCTGCTTGTCATCTACGACGGCAGGGAGTGCCGGGCAGAGTCCTTCCTGGACCGCCGGGCCGAGATGCGTCTCAAGCACCTGGATACGGGGCTCCCTGAGGGGGCGCCGCCCTGTGGCCCTAGCACCAGCCCCAGTAGCACCAGCCCCGAGGCcggcccctcctctccacccaaGGTGGATGTCCGCATGATCGACTTTGCACACAGCACGTTCAAGGGCTTCCGGGATGACCCCACCGTGCATGACGGGCCGGACCGAGGCTATGTGTTCGGCCTAGAGAACCTCATCAGCATCATGGAACAGATGCGGGACGAGAACCAGTAG